A single Chaetodon trifascialis isolate fChaTrf1 chromosome 18, fChaTrf1.hap1, whole genome shotgun sequence DNA region contains:
- the tmem14ca gene encoding transmembrane protein 14C isoform X2 — protein MSVDWAGYGYAALVASGGVFGYVKTGSVPSIAAGLLFGGLAGFGAYQVSNDPNNIWVSLATSGAMTGLMGSRFYKSRKFMPAGLMAGASLLMVGKLGLTLLQKPHES, from the exons ATGTCTGTGGATTGGGCAGGATATGGATACGCAGCCCTCGTCGCCTCCGGGGGAGTCTTTGGTTACGTCAAAACAG GCAGTGTCCCCTCCATAGCTGCTGGTCTTCTTTTCGGCGGGCTCGCAGGTTTTGGTGCCTACCAGGTCTCTAATGACCCCAATAACATTTGGGTGTCTCTCG CTACATCAGGAGCTATGACTGGCCTCATGGGAAGCAGGTTCTACAAATCCAGGAAGTTCATGCCAGCCGGCTTGATGGCTGGAGCAAG TCTTCTGATGGTGGGAAAGCTTGGCCTGACACTGCTCCAGAAACCCCACGAGTCCTAA
- the tfap2a gene encoding transcription factor AP-2-alpha isoform X3: protein MLVHSFSAMDRHDGTSNGTARLPQLGGVGQSPYTSAPPLSHTPNSDFQPPYFPPPYQPIYPQSQDPYSHVNDPYSLNSLHAQPQPQHPGWPGQRQGQESGLLHQHRSLPHQLCREYRREVLLPSGHGIDTGLSDSIPVHGIPHSLEDVQPVEDQGIHIPDQTVIKKGPVSLSKNNNISAIPVNKDGLFGGVVNPNEVFCSVPGRLSLLSSTSKYKVTVAEVQRRLSPPECLNASLLGGVLRRAKSKNGGRSLREKLDKIGLNLPAGRRKAANVTLLTSLVEGEAVHLARDFGYVCETEFPAKAVAEYVNRQHSDPNEQVQRKNMLLATKQVCKEFTDLLSQDRSPLGNSRPQPILEPGIQSCLTHFSLISHGFGTPALCAAVTALQNYLTEAIKAMDKMYLNNNPNSHSDNGTKGGDKDEKHRK from the exons ATGTTAGTGCACAGTTTTTCCGCGATG GACCGTCACGACGGCACCAGCAATGGGACAGCCAGGCTACCTCAGTTGGGCGGCGTGGGCCAGAGTCCCTATACGAGCGCCCCTCCGCTCTCCCACACACCGAACTCGGACTTCCAGCCCCCGTACTTCCCCCCGCCCTACCAGCCCATCTACCCGCAGTCTCAGGACCCTTACTCGCACGTCAACGACCCCTACTCCCTCAACTCCCTGCACGCCCAGCCGCAGCCGCAGCACCCGGGCTGGCCGGGCCAGAGGCAGGGTCAGGAGAGCGGCCTGCTGCACCAGCACCGCAGCCTGCCCCACCAGCTGTGCCGGGAGTACCGCAGGGAAGTGCTCCTACCGTCCGGCCACGGCATCGACACGGGACTGTCGGACTCTATCCCTGTCCATGGAATACCTCACTCTTTAGAAGACGTTCAG CCTGTTGAGGATCAAGGAATTCACATTCCCGACCAGACTGTAATTAAAAAAG GTCCAGTGTCTTTATCCAAGAACAACAACATCTCCGCCATCCCCGTAAATAAGGACGGTCTTTTCGGAGGGGTGGTAAACCCCAACGAGGTGTTCTGCTCAGTTCCGGGTCGCCTgtccctcctcagctccacaTCAAAGTACAAGGTCACGGTGGCGGAGGTGCAGAGACGCCTCTCGCCGCCCGAGTGCCTCAACGCCTCTCTGCTGGGCGGGGTGCTGAGGAG GGCCAAGTCTAAGAATGGAGGAAGGTCCTTAAGGGAGAAGCTGGATAAAATCGGCTTGAATCTACCTGCGGGCAGACGCAAGGCAGCCAACGTCACCTTGCTGACGTCACTAGTCGAAG GCGAAGCGGTGCATCTTGCCAGGGATTTTGGTTATGTGTGCGAGACCGAGTTTCCAGCCAAGGCAGTAGCTGAATATGTAAACCGTCAGCATTCCGACCCAAACGAACAAGtccaaagaaaaaacatgctaTTGGCCACGAA GCAAGTCTGCAAAGAGTTCACAGACCTGCTGTCCCAGGACCGCTCGCCGCTGGGAAACTCACGGCCGCAGCCCATTCTTGAACCGGGAATCCAGAGCTGTTTGACCCACTTCAGTCTAATTTCGCACGGTTTCGGGACCCCGGCGCTGTGCGCGGCCGTCACGGCCCTGCAGAACTATCTGACCGAGGCTATCAAAGCCATGGACAAAATGTACCTCAACAACAACCCCAACAGTCACTCAGATAACGGCACTAAAGGCGGGGACAAAGACGAGAAGCACAGAAAGTGA
- the tfap2a gene encoding transcription factor AP-2-alpha isoform X2: MKMLWKLTDNIKYEDCEDRHDGTSNGTARLPQLGGVGQSPYTSAPPLSHTPNSDFQPPYFPPPYQPIYPQSQDPYSHVNDPYSLNSLHAQPQPQHPGWPGQRQGQESGLLHQHRSLPHQLCREYRREVLLPSGHGIDTGLSDSIPVHGIPHSLEDVQPVEDQGIHIPDQTVIKKVSLSKNNNISAIPVNKDGLFGGVVNPNEVFCSVPGRLSLLSSTSKYKVTVAEVQRRLSPPECLNASLLGGVLRRAKSKNGGRSLREKLDKIGLNLPAGRRKAANVTLLTSLVEGEAVHLARDFGYVCETEFPAKAVAEYVNRQHSDPNEQVQRKNMLLATKQVCKEFTDLLSQDRSPLGNSRPQPILEPGIQSCLTHFSLISHGFGTPALCAAVTALQNYLTEAIKAMDKMYLNNNPNSHSDNGTKGGDKDEKHRK, encoded by the exons ATGAAAATGCTTTGGAAATTAACTGataacattaaatatgaagatTGCGAG GACCGTCACGACGGCACCAGCAATGGGACAGCCAGGCTACCTCAGTTGGGCGGCGTGGGCCAGAGTCCCTATACGAGCGCCCCTCCGCTCTCCCACACACCGAACTCGGACTTCCAGCCCCCGTACTTCCCCCCGCCCTACCAGCCCATCTACCCGCAGTCTCAGGACCCTTACTCGCACGTCAACGACCCCTACTCCCTCAACTCCCTGCACGCCCAGCCGCAGCCGCAGCACCCGGGCTGGCCGGGCCAGAGGCAGGGTCAGGAGAGCGGCCTGCTGCACCAGCACCGCAGCCTGCCCCACCAGCTGTGCCGGGAGTACCGCAGGGAAGTGCTCCTACCGTCCGGCCACGGCATCGACACGGGACTGTCGGACTCTATCCCTGTCCATGGAATACCTCACTCTTTAGAAGACGTTCAG CCTGTTGAGGATCAAGGAATTCACATTCCCGACCAGACTGTAATTAAAAAAG TGTCTTTATCCAAGAACAACAACATCTCCGCCATCCCCGTAAATAAGGACGGTCTTTTCGGAGGGGTGGTAAACCCCAACGAGGTGTTCTGCTCAGTTCCGGGTCGCCTgtccctcctcagctccacaTCAAAGTACAAGGTCACGGTGGCGGAGGTGCAGAGACGCCTCTCGCCGCCCGAGTGCCTCAACGCCTCTCTGCTGGGCGGGGTGCTGAGGAG GGCCAAGTCTAAGAATGGAGGAAGGTCCTTAAGGGAGAAGCTGGATAAAATCGGCTTGAATCTACCTGCGGGCAGACGCAAGGCAGCCAACGTCACCTTGCTGACGTCACTAGTCGAAG GCGAAGCGGTGCATCTTGCCAGGGATTTTGGTTATGTGTGCGAGACCGAGTTTCCAGCCAAGGCAGTAGCTGAATATGTAAACCGTCAGCATTCCGACCCAAACGAACAAGtccaaagaaaaaacatgctaTTGGCCACGAA GCAAGTCTGCAAAGAGTTCACAGACCTGCTGTCCCAGGACCGCTCGCCGCTGGGAAACTCACGGCCGCAGCCCATTCTTGAACCGGGAATCCAGAGCTGTTTGACCCACTTCAGTCTAATTTCGCACGGTTTCGGGACCCCGGCGCTGTGCGCGGCCGTCACGGCCCTGCAGAACTATCTGACCGAGGCTATCAAAGCCATGGACAAAATGTACCTCAACAACAACCCCAACAGTCACTCAGATAACGGCACTAAAGGCGGGGACAAAGACGAGAAGCACAGAAAGTGA
- the tfap2a gene encoding transcription factor AP-2-alpha isoform X1, with protein MKMLWKLTDNIKYEDCEDRHDGTSNGTARLPQLGGVGQSPYTSAPPLSHTPNSDFQPPYFPPPYQPIYPQSQDPYSHVNDPYSLNSLHAQPQPQHPGWPGQRQGQESGLLHQHRSLPHQLCREYRREVLLPSGHGIDTGLSDSIPVHGIPHSLEDVQPVEDQGIHIPDQTVIKKGPVSLSKNNNISAIPVNKDGLFGGVVNPNEVFCSVPGRLSLLSSTSKYKVTVAEVQRRLSPPECLNASLLGGVLRRAKSKNGGRSLREKLDKIGLNLPAGRRKAANVTLLTSLVEGEAVHLARDFGYVCETEFPAKAVAEYVNRQHSDPNEQVQRKNMLLATKQVCKEFTDLLSQDRSPLGNSRPQPILEPGIQSCLTHFSLISHGFGTPALCAAVTALQNYLTEAIKAMDKMYLNNNPNSHSDNGTKGGDKDEKHRK; from the exons ATGAAAATGCTTTGGAAATTAACTGataacattaaatatgaagatTGCGAG GACCGTCACGACGGCACCAGCAATGGGACAGCCAGGCTACCTCAGTTGGGCGGCGTGGGCCAGAGTCCCTATACGAGCGCCCCTCCGCTCTCCCACACACCGAACTCGGACTTCCAGCCCCCGTACTTCCCCCCGCCCTACCAGCCCATCTACCCGCAGTCTCAGGACCCTTACTCGCACGTCAACGACCCCTACTCCCTCAACTCCCTGCACGCCCAGCCGCAGCCGCAGCACCCGGGCTGGCCGGGCCAGAGGCAGGGTCAGGAGAGCGGCCTGCTGCACCAGCACCGCAGCCTGCCCCACCAGCTGTGCCGGGAGTACCGCAGGGAAGTGCTCCTACCGTCCGGCCACGGCATCGACACGGGACTGTCGGACTCTATCCCTGTCCATGGAATACCTCACTCTTTAGAAGACGTTCAG CCTGTTGAGGATCAAGGAATTCACATTCCCGACCAGACTGTAATTAAAAAAG GTCCAGTGTCTTTATCCAAGAACAACAACATCTCCGCCATCCCCGTAAATAAGGACGGTCTTTTCGGAGGGGTGGTAAACCCCAACGAGGTGTTCTGCTCAGTTCCGGGTCGCCTgtccctcctcagctccacaTCAAAGTACAAGGTCACGGTGGCGGAGGTGCAGAGACGCCTCTCGCCGCCCGAGTGCCTCAACGCCTCTCTGCTGGGCGGGGTGCTGAGGAG GGCCAAGTCTAAGAATGGAGGAAGGTCCTTAAGGGAGAAGCTGGATAAAATCGGCTTGAATCTACCTGCGGGCAGACGCAAGGCAGCCAACGTCACCTTGCTGACGTCACTAGTCGAAG GCGAAGCGGTGCATCTTGCCAGGGATTTTGGTTATGTGTGCGAGACCGAGTTTCCAGCCAAGGCAGTAGCTGAATATGTAAACCGTCAGCATTCCGACCCAAACGAACAAGtccaaagaaaaaacatgctaTTGGCCACGAA GCAAGTCTGCAAAGAGTTCACAGACCTGCTGTCCCAGGACCGCTCGCCGCTGGGAAACTCACGGCCGCAGCCCATTCTTGAACCGGGAATCCAGAGCTGTTTGACCCACTTCAGTCTAATTTCGCACGGTTTCGGGACCCCGGCGCTGTGCGCGGCCGTCACGGCCCTGCAGAACTATCTGACCGAGGCTATCAAAGCCATGGACAAAATGTACCTCAACAACAACCCCAACAGTCACTCAGATAACGGCACTAAAGGCGGGGACAAAGACGAGAAGCACAGAAAGTGA
- the tmem14ca gene encoding transmembrane protein 14C isoform X1 yields the protein MFLYVLLPQLVLCNSSVLQPPGSPSGMFASVSNMSVDWAGYGYAALVASGGVFGYVKTGSVPSIAAGLLFGGLAGFGAYQVSNDPNNIWVSLATSGAMTGLMGSRFYKSRKFMPAGLMAGASLLMVGKLGLTLLQKPHES from the exons ATGTTTCTGTATGTACTGTTGCCTCAGCTAGTTTTGTGTAACAGCTCTGTGTTGCAGCCTCCAGGCAGTCCCTCAGGCATGTTTGCGTCT GTGTCCAACATGTCTGTGGATTGGGCAGGATATGGATACGCAGCCCTCGTCGCCTCCGGGGGAGTCTTTGGTTACGTCAAAACAG GCAGTGTCCCCTCCATAGCTGCTGGTCTTCTTTTCGGCGGGCTCGCAGGTTTTGGTGCCTACCAGGTCTCTAATGACCCCAATAACATTTGGGTGTCTCTCG CTACATCAGGAGCTATGACTGGCCTCATGGGAAGCAGGTTCTACAAATCCAGGAAGTTCATGCCAGCCGGCTTGATGGCTGGAGCAAG TCTTCTGATGGTGGGAAAGCTTGGCCTGACACTGCTCCAGAAACCCCACGAGTCCTAA
- the LOC139346666 gene encoding transmembrane protein 14C-like isoform X1 produces MFVCVLQPQLVLCNSSVPGSPSGMFASVSNMSVDWAGYGYTALIASGGVFGYVKTGSVTSIAAGALFGGLAGLGAYQVSNDPNNIWVSLATSGVVSGLMGNRFYRSRKFMPAGLMAGASLLMVGKLGMTLLQKPQES; encoded by the exons atgtttgtgtgtgttctgcagccTCAACTGGTTTTGTGTAACAGCTCTGTTCCAGGCAGTCCTTCAGGCATGTTTGCGTCT GTGTCCAACATGTCTGTGGATTGGGCAGGATATGGATACACAGCCCTCATCGCATCTGGGGGAGTCTTTGGTTACGTCAAAACAG GCAGTGTCACCTCCATAGCTGCTGGTGCTCTTTTCGGCGGGCTCGCAGGTTTAGGTGCCTACCAGGTCTCTAATGACCCCAATAACATTTGGGTGTCTCTCG CTACATCAGGAGTTGTGTCTGGCCTCATGGGAAACAGGTTCTACAGATCCAGGAAGTTCATGCCAGCCGGCTTGATGGCTGGAGCAAG TCTTCTGATGGTGGGAAAGCTTGGCATGACACTGCTCCAGAAACCCCAGGAGTCCTAA
- the LOC139346666 gene encoding transmembrane protein 14C-like isoform X2: MFVCVLQPQLVLCNSSVSNMSVDWAGYGYTALIASGGVFGYVKTGSVTSIAAGALFGGLAGLGAYQVSNDPNNIWVSLATSGVVSGLMGNRFYRSRKFMPAGLMAGASLLMVGKLGMTLLQKPQES; this comes from the exons atgtttgtgtgtgttctgcagccTCAACTGGTTTTGTGTAACAGCTCT GTGTCCAACATGTCTGTGGATTGGGCAGGATATGGATACACAGCCCTCATCGCATCTGGGGGAGTCTTTGGTTACGTCAAAACAG GCAGTGTCACCTCCATAGCTGCTGGTGCTCTTTTCGGCGGGCTCGCAGGTTTAGGTGCCTACCAGGTCTCTAATGACCCCAATAACATTTGGGTGTCTCTCG CTACATCAGGAGTTGTGTCTGGCCTCATGGGAAACAGGTTCTACAGATCCAGGAAGTTCATGCCAGCCGGCTTGATGGCTGGAGCAAG TCTTCTGATGGTGGGAAAGCTTGGCATGACACTGCTCCAGAAACCCCAGGAGTCCTAA